A segment of the Neochlamydia sp. S13 genome:
CGAAATGTAGTCTTTGCTCAATGTTTTCGTGTCGGGAATTTTCAGAAATCACGCTGATTTCTATAGGATTATTCATTAAACGATTGGAAAGATTTAATACATTTCCTTTAAGAGTAGCAGAGAAAAGAAGCGTTTGCCTTTGTTTAGGAATAGCTGCCGATATTTTTTCCACAGGTTCGATAAATCCCATATCAAGCATACGATCTGCTTCATCAAGCACAAGCATTTCTATACGATTAAAATTAATACGGCCACGGCTCATATGGTCAATAAGTCTTCCAGGCGTTGCCACTAAAATTTCAAAAGGACGTGAGAGCTCACGGTTTTGTAGAGGATAAGGAGCTCCTCCGTAAATGCATACTGTTTTTACTCTTGATAAATTTGCACTAAAACGCCTAGCTTCCTCGGCTACTTGCATTGCAAGTTCGCGCGTAGGAACTAAAATTAATATACGCGGTCCTTGCCCAGGAACAGCAGAGGGGGTGGTTAAGCGGTTTAGAGCAGGTAAAAGGAAAGCTGCGGTTTTACCGGTGCCTGTTTGTGCGGATGCGCGCAAGTCGTAGCCCGCTAATACTTTCGGGATAGCTTCTAATTGGATAGGGGTGGGAGTTGTAAGCCCTTCATTTTCAAGAGTTTTTAAAATCCCAGCATGTAAATTTAATTCGCTAAATGTCATGTACTTCAACTTTTGGTTAGGTTTAAACAGATATCGTAGCAGAAGCCTTAAATAATTGATATCTATTTTAACAAAATTTTTAGAAAATTCTTATCCGTTTTCGTTAATAGTATTTTTTTATTTTGGAATATATTTAAGCTGAAATTCAATTATTTGCAGCCGCTAGGAGATTAACGGTGAGGATAAAAGAGCCTAAGCCATCTAGGCATTGATAATCTAGTTAGCAATTGTTAAGCAGAATTATGAAAAAAATGAATGCAGTCTAGCGGAAGAAAACGGATAAAAAAGAATGATTTTAAAATTAAAGTCATTTTTAAATTTCGAAATTAATGACCCGAGAAGCTCGTTAGATAGGGTCATTAGCTGCATGATTGCCTACTCACAACGCTCCATCTGGCTCGAACGATTAAAGGCTAAATTACCCTAATTCTTCATTGGTACCTTAATAGACCTCTTTCGAAACTCCTCATTTAATTCCCAGTTATAGATTGCTGCAATTAAGTTGAAGCGAAGCGCAAATCTTTTACGTCTATTTCTATACCGATCGGCTATGATTTTAAATTGTTTTGAGAACGCCAATTACATTTTCATTAGCAACTCTTTCTCTTGATAAGCTTTGATTTGCTTTTTTGTCCTCGTTAATGAAAGGATTTTTCTTACCCTTTTTCTTAGGCATCTGTGTTTGGATATGCAGCTTTTTTAATCTTCGATAACCTGAATCAGTTAACACTTTTTCGATTAGGTCATCTGTCTTTTTTATAGATTTTTTTTTAAAACGGAAAATCTATTAAAAAAACTGGCGTTCACCTTTATAATGTTTAATTAAAGAAAAAACAAAAACATCCATAAAAAGGAACGCCATGAAAAATGTTACTATAAATTCTAGAGAAGATCAAGAAAGATGACTTCAAATCAAAAACATCCATCAGCAGATGAAAAATTTGGCTGTTCAAGGAACAGGAATTAGTCCTTGGGAAGCTCAAATTTTAGTAGGTCTGATTGAGGAAGTGTACTTTTCCGAACTTAACCAAAGCCATTTAAAACCAGGGCAAATTAAATATCATTGTGTAGCAGCTGAAGAAGGAGCTGGCAAATCTTTAAAAGAGTGCAAGATGTTACCTGTAGTTTTGACGTTGTTTGACCAACGAGACAAAGGAAATTTTTCCCAAGATAATAATAAAGATAGAAGTGTTGAGCTAAGAAGGAGAAGACTTGTGCGTATAGCTGAAGAAGCTAAAGAGCAAGGAGGATACTTAACGCAAGAGGACCTAGCAGAATTATTAATGTGCGATATAAGAACCATTCGAAGAGATATTAAAGAGCTTAGAACAATAGGCATCTTATTACCCACCCGAGGTCAACAAAAAGATATAGGCCCTGGTGTCAGCCATAGAGCTATTGCCATACGGCTTTGGCTGGAGGGCAAAGAGCCTGTGGCTATTGCCCAGCATATTAAGCATAGCATAGAAGCTGTGGAAAACTATCTACAGAAGTTTAAAAGAGTAGCCTTTCTTAAAAGCAAACATTTCAATGAGTTTGAAATAGCCTTAACGGTAGGAATTTCCATCTATGCTACCAAAACCTTTTCTCTGCTATATGAAGAGTTTAAAGATAAAGCCTTTTTTAAACAAAGATTGGAGGAAGTTCATATAGTTGGTGCCCAATATTATCACGCTCAAGATGAAAAAAAAAGAATGATGTCGTCGAACGACTCTATCAGGAACGAGCGGAGGCTGCCATGAAGAAAAACATCGATGCTAACCATGCTACATTTTGCCCTCAAGCATTTAAATGCTTTGAAGGTGCTTTGGAAGCATTTTTTTCTCATGAGTGCCCGCAGCTAGGAGGAACAAGGACAAGGCAAGTACTGGTTAAATCAATAGCGGATATGGTGCATCAATTTTATCCGCAGACCTCTCATATGCAGCCGGGACAAGTTACATGGCCGACAGTCCACCGCAACGAATTTTCATCTTATGGAAAATCTATTCAAAATACACGTTTAACAACGGTAATTTTAGATTTGGTAAGCTCGCAAGATGCTTTAGAAAGAGCCAAAGGGAAAAAATTAAGGGTTATAAAAAAAGAAGCTGTGGCGCGGATGTGTAAGCAAGCTTTTGATCAAGAAGGTTGCTTAACCCACGCAGAATTAGCTATTTTGTTAAAGATATCACCCCACAGCGTAGGCAAATATATTAAGGAGTGGGAATTAGAAAACCGTGAGGTTCTTCCCAGAAGAGGATCTATCCATGATATAGGCCCTACTTTAACTCACAAAACAATGATCATTGAAAAGCTCTTTATTGAGCAAAAGACTGTTCAGCAGGTGAGCAGAGAAACAAAACACTCTTTGCCGGCGATACAAAGGTATATATCCACTTTCAAGCAAATATTGCTATGCAAACAAAAAGGTATGTCTACAGAAGAAGCAGCTTTTTCGGTGGGTAGGACATTACGCTTAGTCAATGAATATGAAAAGATTATTGAACAATATAAGGAGAAAAATTATGTTATAGCCGCGTTATTGAAAAGTGAAATTGGAATTGAAACAAGAACCCAGATAACAATAAATGAAGGTGTTGATAAAAAATATTAATCAGAAAAAAGATTAGGTTAAATGCCAGTTAATGACAAGTGTCCTTATTTATTTATGGATGGATTTTAACTTGGGATTCTTTAAATAGCCTAAAATCATGCTTTTTGCCATTACCATAGGAAATGCAAATCACTTTCTTGCTTTTTTTATCGACTACAAGCTGCGTCTTTAGGGTGTGTTTTTTCTTTTTCCCTGAATAATAGAGCTTTTGTTTTTTTTAGGGCGCTCAATAGGCGTTTCTGTAGCATCATTTAAAATAACCTCATATTTCCGTATCGCTTTTCAACAGTTCTTTACGTCCCGGTAAAGCAAAATCTGGATGCTTGATTAACGTATCTTCAATCCATTTCACCGCTTTATAAGCTGAGCTTTCACTAACTCCATAGCTTTGGCTAATATGAAAATAGGTCCTATATTCGCGCATATATTCCAATGCCATCAACAACATGTCTTCTAGACTTAGTTTATATTTACGACCACCTTTAATCTTCTTGGCCTTATCGGCTTCCTGTAAAATTTGCACCATCTTATTAAAGGTGGTACGCTTGACCCCTGTCAATCGTCTAAATCGCTCATCATCTAATTTCTCTATCTTATCAAACTTCATGGTGCCTCCTTTAGATATTGAGTCACCATCTTACTAAAATTTGCATTTTATTACGGTTTCCAAAGAGGCCTACTGTAAAACATCTTACGTGAAAAAAGATGTTAGATAAGTTACAGCAGACAGAATTAATGGCTGTCAGGTAGCCTGTGCCTGTTAGGTTATGTAGCGCCTAGGATAAGAATCTTAACCAAACTCAGCTTATTTTTTTCCACACAAGAAATTCAATAAGCTGAGTTTTTGGAATATCGGTAAATATCGATGGTGTTAGATGGTGTCTAATTAAAGCTATTCATACTTTTTATGAAAAAGTATGATATAGTCTGCTTCACTTGCTAAATCGGGTGAGATGTGATATTTGTTAATAAGGTCTTCTGAAGTTCCTACTTCAAAATGAGAGTAGTTCCATTTGCCTAGCATTTCAGATAAATCGTGCTTGATATGGGCTAGAGTGTTTTCTTGCCATATTTTTTTATCTTCCAGAATCATTTCTTTACCATGCCTTTTTTCTTTCCCTAGTTTAAAGGAAAACACTGAAGATGCTTTTGTAGACACTGCTGTCATTAAATTGGATAAAGGTCGCCCAATTTGATGTGCCTCTTTCCTACTTTCTGTTGTGGTGCTAGATCCTTTAATTTGTTTTTTAGGAGAAGTAGTAAACGGTTTTTTGTCATGCGCTTCATCTTCTTTGGTTTTCTTCTTTTTCAAACCAATCAGCGTGCACATCGTATTTAACTCATGGCTATAAATGCGATCGAGTTTACGCCCCACACTTACTCCCTCGTAGCATTTATTAAGGAAGTATTTTTGAAACCAACTCGCTAAAGTCAATGTAGGGACTTGTGGTTCATAAAAATTGCCGTGGGGTAGTGAAGTGTAAACTTTTTCTTGCGGAATAGAACGAATTGTATTTATCATTTCCATATCTTTTCTTAAAAATATACTTTGGCCTAAAGGAATGGTGGAACGCATAGCCTGAAGAGCTTTCTTTATTTCTTCATAGCGCGTTTCAAAAATTGTAACAGAGGCTTGTTTATTGCGAAGAGCATTCAAGATGTTATTCATGTTTTCTACATTTTTTTCGGCTTCGGACATACATTGCGAATAGTCTAAGCTATTTTTCGTGTCATTCAAAATAGCTTTGGCAGCTTCAGCCCCCTTGCTAAATTCATTAACCTGTACTTCAAAAAACTCAGCCAATTCTTCACACGTTTTTTTTTGGCATTCTGAAACTGAGATAATTCCATTATTATCTAAAAACAGTTCCAGTTCTGATTGTATCTCCTCAGCTCTCATTATTTGAACTGGTTGGACTTGATAGCCTGTATAAGCATTTACTTGATAATCTGTATAAGCATTTATTGGATGCATAACTTTAACTCCTTTTAAAAATAGTAATTCTTCTAAACAACTAGAGCAAAATTATAGGAACAAAAGGGGCTATTGCCAAACTTAGTGCGAGGGTAGTTTGAGCTATTTGTCCGGCTTGTCTGGCTATGATGTAAAATCTTTGCTGCTTTAGAGTTAACTCACAGAAATTGCAATCATCTGAGATGATGAGAGTAATATTGTAGCATTCTTTATATGCTTTTTTAATTTCTTTTAATCCTCTCGCTTCTAGGTAGCTATTTCCAGCATGATTTCCCAAGATTTGACATGCTATTAAAGTTGTATTAAGAAGATTTCCCTCCTCAACATGTACGTTTAACATTCTTCCTAGAAAAACTTTTAAAGAACTCCATCCCACTGCTACGTGAGAGATCTTTAAGGAAATGTGCCGTGCTTGGATAGGTTCCTCCGTTAAAGGAAATCGATAGTTTATACTATTAACAGCAATGCTAGTATAAGTATTTTCAGGAAGGTTGCTACTGACCAAATCTGATACTTGGGTATTGGTTAGACCAGTAAGTGGTTGCCCCTGATTTAAATGATAGAGTGATGACATTTTCTACCTCTTTTTAACGGAAGTTCCACTTTTTTAGAAACAATCGGTAGCAATCAAGCTGTTGATTATTAATAATTTAAGTGAATTATCGGCGCTTCTTCCTAGTGACTACATGCGCATGATTCTTTGGTAAAACTTTTGGTAACTCTACTTTTAAGGCTTCAAGCATTTGTCTGTTTTGGTGACGTGGTTCGGGGATTTGCTGAAAACTTAAGCCATCATTTACTGTCCATTCTATTAGCGTTAAAGTAGATAAACTGCGCAAGCCCTCTTCTACTGTTAAATAAAGGTCCTTCCAGGCTTTATCAAGTTCTCTGATAATCATGTAGGCTAACATTACAATTAAAACATGGCCCCTTGTACTTTCTTCTGAACGTACATAGACTGGCCGTATCTCAAGATCGTTTTTTACTGTTCTAAAAGCTGATTCTACTCTAGCTAAATCTTTATAACGATCATGTACTTCTTGCATGCTCACTTCTTCGCAAGCAAGATCGGTTTTAATCACATAGCAACCATCTAGCTTAGCATCCTCAGCTAGTATTTCTTGATTGAGGCATACAGATAAACTTCTATCTTGTGCGCTAACTGTCACGCAAGTTTTAAGCGTTAAACGCTCGATTTTAGTTTTAATTTTTTTCAGCGCTACTTCTACCTGTGCTTTGGGATGCGCATGTAGATAGGCATTTTGCATAGCGACCAATTTTTCAATGCTAGCTAGCTTGCTGAGACGAGAATGGGCGATTTCCTGGGCGCGCACAGGATTGCGCTTAAGAATATATCTTATCCCATCTTCTTTGACTTCAGCCAAGTTATTATCAAATAGCGTATATTCGATCACACCTTTTTTCATTAAGGTCTCTATTTGAGCTTTTGTCATAGCGGTAATATAATGAAAACCCTGCTCTTGTAAATTTTCGATCTGCCCGCTTTTAATCATCCCTCTATCGCCTACAAAAGTGACTTTCTCGCATTTAAAGCGTTCTTTAGCTTTTTTGATCTGAGCATGGAAGGTAGAAGTATCTTGGGTATTGCCTTTAAACACTTCGGTTGATACGGGTGTGCCATCGGCTGAACTTAGCAAGCCTATCACAATTTGCTTCTTACCTTTCTTTTTGTCTCGGTTGTAACCCCAATCGGCAAGCTCGTTTTTCTCGCCTTCTAAATACGAGCTAGTGACATCATACAAAAATAAGTGAGGAGGTTTCTTGCAAAAACTTTTAGTAAATAATCGATCTTCGATAGAGGCTTGGCTTTGGCATAACCACAAAAGATTCTTATAAAGATCTTCTTCGTTAAAGCCCTTTTGCAAGTCAATTACAGGTGCAATGGCATACGTTTCTGCCAACCTGACGGCAGAAAGCCTTGAGCCTTGCTCCAATACGCGTGCTACCACTTGCCACAACGCGAGCTGACCTTCTCGGCTATTGCCAAGTGCATCCACAATTCCTAAACGTTTAGCCATTTGGTAGATCACCCATACGCCACCGACAGATAATCCCTCTTGCATTGTGGCTCCACTACACGAGGTTAAAGCTTGGAGATTACCTTTATGTTTTAAAGCTAACTCGATAGCAGCAATTTCTTCAGGTGTGCAATTGGATAGATTACCCACCGTGCGTTTTTTGACGGTTTTGCCTTCTCTATAGGATTCTCGTAGCAAAATTGTTTCATAAACTTTGCCGGCAGCTGATTTAAATTTTGACTTCACTATATGCATACCTACAAAATACACTAATAAAAAGATTTATGTAAATATTAAAAACAATTTTAATTAAAATTTTGGTGACTACAAAATTTTATAAAAAAGCCATAAAGCTTTAATAATAAAATAATTAAACACTTTAACCTTATAAAAAAAATGGAACTTCCGTTTTAATAGTTACATTTAACGTTTAATTTTAATTAATATAATCCTCCTTGTTATTCATTAAATTTTTTTAAGTACTTTAAGTCTTTAAGTTATACTTTGCCTCTTCTCCATTACAATAGTCTCTCAGTCTCTTCTGTTTTTGAAAATGCATAAACAGGGCTAATCGTTTTGTGCAAGTTTGCATAATTATTAAAGATTTTTTAGTATGCTGCGTATTCCTATTGCTGCGTTTCTTGCTATAGTTATTGCTTTTTTGTCTGTTGAAGCTTCCACCTGTACAGAGTTACAATCTTCAGAGATATAAATCTCCAATTTTATGCCTCTTGCAAAAATTGCTTTCAAATCACTCACCGCTCTTTTCTCCTCTTCTTCATCAAGCTGGGGATCACCTAGTAGATAGTCTGCTATTAAATTTGCATTCACTATTCTGGGAGTATCGCGATAACGTTGCCTTGCTGCTTCAGTATTAAACAGTTGGAGAAAAAATGCTTTTGCCGTTTCCCACCCCACAGACAGTGTCGATCTTCGTAAAGTGATTTTTCGTGCCTTTAATGGTTGTTCTTGCCCAAAAAAAGAATGATTTAATGTTTGGACCATTACACTTGAAAAAGTACCTTCTGGAACATTTGCGGCAATCAACTCTCCTACTATACGCTCGGCTCTACGATTGGGTAATTCTGCGAAATTAATTCTTTGTAGACTATTAATATTCATGCCAGCCCCCTTTGTTTTTTTTATGGTAAAGGGCTTTTTGATAAGCCCTGTTTAAGTAAAAGGATTCTTTCCATTTAATTTAATTTTCTATATAAAATATTGTCAATATTTTTTGGATAAGTAGCTCTATATTTGAGGTTTAAGTCAGAGTTTTTTTTTCTTTTTTTTAGTTTCAAAAAAAATAACTTTTTTATCCGAAACTAAATAATTTTTTGGTTTCCTTAAGTGAAAGCGCAAAGCCCTTTGCAAAGCTTCTTGGTTTCCATCTTGGATGCTTCAAAAATATAATAATTTCGTGGTTCTCTTAAGGGATTTTATTTGAAAGCTTTTTCTTTTAGGCTTTCTTCCCACTATACTTTTCCCATGCATCCAGCTAGACCATGTGTTAGGTGAGCTCTTAAGCTTAACTTAAGTTCCGTCTTAAGCTTGTTGTATGAGGAGCAAGCTAAGAAAATTTTTGCCACTGGTCCAATTGTCTATTAAAACTTTATTGGGTACATGTGAGACGATAGAAAGGCAACTTGCTAAACTTGAAGAAAAACCCCAAAAAATTGGTAATGCCGATGCTAACATTCTGCTCTTACAAACAATCCCGAGAACAGATTTAATTACAGCGAGAACCTTTAAAATGTCTATAGGTGACCCCACAAAGTTTTCTCAGTCTAAAAATGTGAGAGCCTATTTTGGAATAACTCCATAACAGTATTCCTCGGTGAAATCAATAAGTAGGGAGGAATTTCCAAATGCAGGCATTTAAGAGATACGGTCTTTACTTATAAAATCAGCCACAGCGGTATTTTCCTAAGACCAAGCTATGAAGCAAGTTAAAAGCATAAGGACTAAAACTTGTCCGTAAAGCTTCTGTAGCTGTATAGAGAAAACTTTCTATAATCAAATATCGAATGTTAATCACTACAGAGCCGTTCAGACTAAGCGATAAAGAAGAAAATAAAACTGCAAAGAAAAGGTAGCAGTATAAAACTTAAAAGGCTTCCAAGGCAGGACTTTTCTAAGCTATAAGCTAATGGTATGAATTTATTTTTATGATAACACCGAATAGAACAAGCTTAAGACGGAACTTAAGTTAAGCTTAAGAGCTCACCTAACACATGGTCTAGCTGGATGCATGGGAAAAGTATAGTGGGAAGGAAGTCTAAAAGAAAAAGCTTTCAAATAAAATCCCTTAAGAGAACCACGAAATTATTATATTTTTGAAGCATCCAAGATGGAAACCAAGAAGCTTTGCAAAGGGCTTTGCGCTTTCACTTAAGGAAACTAAAAAATTATTTAGTTTCGGATAAAAAAGTTAACTTTTTTGAATTAAAAAAAAGAAAAAAAACTCTGACTTAAAGCACAAATATTGAGCTACTTATCCAAAAAATATTGACAATATTTTATATAGAAAATTAAATTAAATGGAAAGAATCCTTTTACTTAAACAGGGCTTATCAAAAAGCCCTTTACCATAAAAAAAACAAAGGGGGCTGGCATGAATATTAATAGTCTACAAAGAATTAATTTCGCAGAATTACCCAATCGTAGAGCCGAGCGTATAGTAGGAGAGTTGATTGCCGCACATGTTCCAGAAGGTACTTTTTCAAGTGTAATGGTCCAAACATTAAATCATTCTTTTTTTGGGCAAGAACAACCATTAAAGGCGCGAAAAATCACTTTACGAAGATCAACACTGTCTGTGGGGCGGGAAACGGCAAAAGCATTTTTTCTTCAACAGTTTAATACTGAAGCAGCAAGCCAACGTTATCGCGATACCCCCAGAATAGTGAATGCAAATTTAGTAGCAGACTATCTACTAGGTGATCCCCAGCTTGATGAAGAAGAGGAGAAAAGAGCGGTGAGTGATTTGAAAGCAATTTTTGCAAGAGGCATAAAATTGGAGATTTATATCTCTGAAGATTGTAACTCTGTACAGGTGGAAGCTTCAACAGACAAAAAAGCAATAACTATAGCAAGAAACACAGCAATAGGAATACGCAGCATACTAAGAAATCTTTAATAATTATGCAAACTTGCACAAAACGATTAGCCCTGTTTATGCATTTTCAAAAACAGAAGAGACTGAGAGACTATTGTAAGGGAGAAGAGGCAAAGTATAACTTAAAGACTTAAAGTACTTAAAAAAATTTAATGAATAACAAGGAGGATTATATTAATTAAAATTAAACGTTAAATGTAACTATTAAAAAGAGATAGAAAATGTCATCAATCTATCATTTTAATCAGGAGCAACCACTTACTGGTCTAACCAATACCCAAGTATCAGATTTGGTCAGTAGCAACCTTCCTGAAAATACTTATACTAGCATTGCTGTTAATAGTATAAACTATCGATTTCCTTTAACGGAGGAACCTATCCAAGCACGGCACATTTCCTTAAAGATCTCTCACGTAGCAGTGGGATGGAGTTCTTTAAAAGTTTTTCCAGGAAGAATGTTAAACGTACATGTTGCCCACATTCCGCAAGTTAATTACCATTAGCATATAATTTCTGAAAAGGAGGGCCTAAAACCTGCAAAATATGCCTCATATTAGGATTTAGATTAAGGATTAACTCTTTTATACCCTCAGGAGTACGTTTGATTAAGAGGTGTACACCTTCAAAAACTTGGAAAATCCAGCGCAGGGTAGGCATGTTTGTAGATTTTCCTAATTGATTAGGAATGGAGGTAGACAGCTTTTCTAATTGTTGACGTAAATGGCGCTGGGTAAGGGTATAAACTAGCAAGCAAAGACACATAATCATAGCTAAAGCTATAATCCTTTGCTCATTTTTAAGGAATACCGAAGAAGTCATAAATAAGGGATCTTTGAGAAAGCGGAATCCTCTTTCCACCGATTGTTGGCCTTTATAATTGTCTAACAGATCATCATTTGAAAGAAGCTCGGCATTCAGCTCATTAGTGGCCAGGATAAATTTTCCTTTTCTTTGTAAGCTATTGGAAATTTTTTGCTCATCTTTTGCTAAGGCTGCCTCCATTCTATACTGGATTAATAAAGCTTGCTCTTTTTTAGGCCTGCCAGGTTCTTGCTTGCTTCGTTTTGAATAGTATTTATTTTGTCTAGACGATGATATTTAAGTTTTTTTTCAAAAGCTCTCAAGGCTGCTTTAGCATCTTTTTCGCAATCAAAAGCCTTTGAGGCAAGCTGCTTTAATTCTTTGACTTTTGCTTGCAGCTCTTTTTCTATTTGCCTATCTAAAGTTTTCTTTTCCCTTATAAAAGCTTATTCAGAATAGACTAAAAGCCACCTTTGAGGAATTCCTGCATAGATAGAACCTAATTCAACGGCCCAGTAATCGG
Coding sequences within it:
- a CDS encoding DEAD/DEAH box helicase codes for the protein MTFSELNLHAGILKTLENEGLTTPTPIQLEAIPKVLAGYDLRASAQTGTGKTAAFLLPALNRLTTPSAVPGQGPRILILVPTRELAMQVAEEARRFSANLSRVKTVCIYGGAPYPLQNRELSRPFEILVATPGRLIDHMSRGRINFNRIEMLVLDEADRMLDMGFIEPVEKISAAIPKQRQTLLFSATLKGNVLNLSNRLMNNPIEISVISENSRHENIEQRLHFVDDMHHKSRLLDHLLNDPSVNQAIIFTATKRFADQLVDILYENGHPAAALHGDMNQRQRSKTIMRLRDGEIRVLVATDVAARGIDVQTISHVINFDLPTNAEDYVHRIGRTGRAGAKGIALSFAASKDMRLVRQIEQFTGYTITPSVIAGMEPKSKPSKPSSSFKQKRPFKPHFKRAQRY
- a CDS encoding DUF1670 domain-containing protein — protein: MKNLAVQGTGISPWEAQILVGLIEEVYFSELNQSHLKPGQIKYHCVAAEEGAGKSLKECKMLPVVLTLFDQRDKGNFSQDNNKDRSVELRRRRLVRIAEEAKEQGGYLTQEDLAELLMCDIRTIRRDIKELRTIGILLPTRGQQKDIGPGVSHRAIAIRLWLEGKEPVAIAQHIKHSIEAVENYLQKFKRVAFLKSKHFNEFEIALTVGISIYATKTFSLLYEEFKDKAFFKQRLEEVHIVGAQYYHAQDEKKRMMSSNDSIRNERRLP
- a CDS encoding DUF1670 domain-containing protein, which encodes MKKNIDANHATFCPQAFKCFEGALEAFFSHECPQLGGTRTRQVLVKSIADMVHQFYPQTSHMQPGQVTWPTVHRNEFSSYGKSIQNTRLTTVILDLVSSQDALERAKGKKLRVIKKEAVARMCKQAFDQEGCLTHAELAILLKISPHSVGKYIKEWELENREVLPRRGSIHDIGPTLTHKTMIIEKLFIEQKTVQQVSRETKHSLPAIQRYISTFKQILLCKQKGMSTEEAAFSVGRTLRLVNEYEKIIEQYKEKNYVIAALLKSEIGIETRTQITINEGVDKKY
- a CDS encoding IS1634 family transposase; this translates as MHIVKSKFKSAAGKVYETILLRESYREGKTVKKRTVGNLSNCTPEEIAAIELALKHKGNLQALTSCSGATMQEGLSVGGVWVIYQMAKRLGIVDALGNSREGQLALWQVVARVLEQGSRLSAVRLAETYAIAPVIDLQKGFNEEDLYKNLLWLCQSQASIEDRLFTKSFCKKPPHLFLYDVTSSYLEGEKNELADWGYNRDKKKGKKQIVIGLLSSADGTPVSTEVFKGNTQDTSTFHAQIKKAKERFKCEKVTFVGDRGMIKSGQIENLQEQGFHYITAMTKAQIETLMKKGVIEYTLFDNNLAEVKEDGIRYILKRNPVRAQEIAHSRLSKLASIEKLVAMQNAYLHAHPKAQVEVALKKIKTKIERLTLKTCVTVSAQDRSLSVCLNQEILAEDAKLDGCYVIKTDLACEEVSMQEVHDRYKDLARVESAFRTVKNDLEIRPVYVRSEESTRGHVLIVMLAYMIIRELDKAWKDLYLTVEEGLRSLSTLTLIEWTVNDGLSFQQIPEPRHQNRQMLEALKVELPKVLPKNHAHVVTRKKRR
- a CDS encoding transposase — translated: MRSKLRKFLPLVQLSIKTLLGTCETIERQLAKLEEKPQKIGNADANILLLQTIPRTDLITARTFKMSIGDPTKFSQSKNVRAYFGITP
- a CDS encoding IS1634 family transposase, with the translated sequence MSSSRQNKYYSKRSKQEPGRPKKEQALLIQYRMEAALAKDEQKISNSLQRKGKFILATNELNAELLSNDDLLDNYKGQQSVERGFRFLKDPLFMTSSVFLKNEQRIIALAMIMCLCLLVYTLTQRHLRQQLEKLSTSIPNQLGKSTNMPTLRWIFQVFEGVHLLIKRTPEGIKELILNLNPNMRHILQVLGPPFQKLYANGN